The window ACCTGGGTCCGGGCCCGACGGAGCGGTATCGTGCGGCTGCTGATCGAACTGGGCGACGAAGTCGAAGCGGGCCAGGAAATCGGCCTTATCGCCGATGTCTTCGGCACCGAGCCAAAATACTTGAAGTCCCCCTACAACGGCATCATCATCGGCCTCTCGCACAACCCAATCGCGCATCAAGGAGATGGATTGGTGCACGTGGGGAAGATTGGGGGGTAGGAGGTAGTTTTCAGTTTTCAGTTTTCAGTTTTCAGGAAGAGAGTGGGCGAGGCCGGTTAGCATTTTGGCAATTTGCTTAAGTTCTTCGACCAGATGCTGCATTTGTTCCGTGTCGATCGTTCCAATTCTTGCTGCGATATAACATTGAGTGCGAAGCTCGGCACTTGAACCACGGGCAATACGAAGGAAGCGTTTAAAATCCTTTCCTCCGCGTTCTGCCCCCTCGGCAATGTTAGAGGCGATTGAAATAGCAGATCGCTGCATCTGGTCTTTTAACGCGTAATCGCGGCTATCTCGAAGTATCTCATAGACATCTACGGCGAGTTTGCACGCGCGTTTCTAGACTTCGAGATCCTCAAATGAACGGTACACGCCGTTTCCCCTCTTTACTGAAAACTGAACACTAAAAACTTCCCCACTAACAACAAAAAACGACCCATCCAAAGATGGGTCGTTTTTTGTTTTAAATTTTCGGGGGAACGTTATACGGTCCCGAATTCTGGCTTTCGGCGTCCGAGCTGACTTTGCAGTCGCGAGACGATGCTACTGTGCATTTGGCTGACTCGGCTTTCGCTCAGATCGAGCGTGGCACCGATTTCTTTCATGGTCAGCTCTTCGTAGTAGTAAAGAATGATGATCAGACGCTCGTTGCGATTGAGCCCCTTGGTCACCAGACGCATCAGGTCATTCTTTTGAATGCGACGCGTGGGGTCTTCCCCCTTCTTATCTTCCAGAATATCGATCTCACGGACATCTTTGTAGCTGTCCGTTTCGTACCACTTTTTATTGAGGCTGATGAGCCCGACGGCGTTGGCGTCGGAGACCATCTTTTCAAGTTCTTTGAGCGGCAGCTGCATATGCTCGGCCAGCTCTTGGTGGGTGGGATGCCGTCCGAACTTGGCTTCCAATTGCTTGGTCGCTTCGTTTAGCTTGCTCGCTTTCGAGCGTACTAGACGCGGAACCCAGTCCATGGTTCGAAGTTCGTCGAGCATTGCACCGCGAATACGCGGGACGCAATACGTTTCGAACTTCACGCCTCGGCTCATGTCGAACGCATCGATTGCGTCCATCAAGCCAAAGACGCCTGCCGAGATCAGGTCGTCGAGTTCGACCCCTTCTGGCAGCCGAGCCCAGATCCGTTCGCCGTTGTATTTCACAAGCGGCAAATAGCGTTCAATAAGTTGGTTTCGTAGTTCTTTCCGCGACGAGTCTTCTTTGTAGGCTTCCCACAAATGAGACACGTCTTCCCTGGTCGCGGTCGTCGTTGCCATGCGTTCCTCCGTGAATCGCCCATCTTGAGCTAACACGCATTTTCTTATGAAATCGACGGGCCTGAATCCTTCAGGCCACTTCCCCGTTGTTGGCAAAATGCCACTTCGGAAAGGGAATCGATCAGGTGATCCAATCTCGCGTTAGGGACTCGGAGATTCCCGGGGAGGAATATCTTTGTCGGCCTATGCCGCGGGTTAAGCGGTTTTGGAAGTTTGGGAGTCGGCGAGCTGGCCGCCTTGTTCCATCGCTTCCAATTCCGCATTGATTCGCTGCCGCACCGATTCGTCCACAATGCGAGCGGCAGCATTTCCTATCAACCAACCAATTGCTGCGAACAGAAACATTGCTCCGATCGCCGCGAACAGAATCGACTCGATCCCGCCAGACATTAATAGTCCCCGTGTAGTCACGGTGACCATTGCTGTCATAGCCAAGATTCCCGCGTAGTCGCGTCCCATCGATTCCAAGTTGGTTGAGTTGTATCGATCCGCAAACCTCATTCGTCACATGCGCATGTGACGCTACCTCGTTGAATCGACGCTCTGAAAACGAGAATTGAAGTAATTTTACGGATATCATTTGTTTTGCTTGAAAAACTTGTCGCCAGTTCTGAAGTGATTGCAACGATAGCATCATCGTTAAATGGCCTTTCTTGAAGCAGGTGACTGAGAAAGACTTAACGACATCTGCACCAGACGATCAGCAATCCGCTGGATCGACTTGCACGCCGCATGATCGGCGTAGCGTTGAATAAACGGCTCGGCAGCGTGGAATGCAGCTCCGATCTCGGAAGCCATCTCGACGTGCCCTGCCGATTCAATCGCCAGATTTAAGAACTTACCGGCGGTCGAATCCATACCGGCGACCAATTCTAGATGCCCCGAATCACTCGAGGCGCGATTCATAATCACATGCGCAACTTTTCTTGGCGAAAAACCATGCAGCGATCGTATACGTTCGTAGCCCGCCGTGATGGCGTCTGCCGTGGGATTAAGCACAACCAGAAATAGCTGGGCCATTCGCCACAGTTCGCTGGCCAGGGGAGTCAGTTCATTGCCGGCATCAATCAATACGATGTCGGCATGACGTCCCAGTCCCATGAGTTGTTCGATAAAGCGGTCGACCTCGGCCACCGGCCACTGACCGGTCGCGCTGCTCTGGTCGGTTGGCAACAACAGCGACGCTGCTAAGCCTGGGACCAGGTATTCGTGTAAGTCGAGCCGTCCGGTCAATAGTTCGTCGATACCGATCGTGGGTGTGCGACCGGTTAACTCGGCGAGCCCCGGATTGCTGGGATTCAAGTCAATCGTGGCAACACGATGCCCGGCCAGTCCCATCGCACAAGCCAGGTTGTGACAAACGGTCGTTGTCCCCACTCCAGAACTACCCCCAAAGAGCACGAAGGTCTTCGCTTTCGCGAACGCTGGCGTGCCGCCGATCATGGCGCGCTTGGCAAGCATTCGCAGGAGCGTAGCTTGATCGCGGGGAAAAGAAGGTTCAAACGACATAATGGATTAGAAGGCGTCTTTATCTAAGGTTGGTTGGTTTCTACAGGATGCGAGCAACCAGGTCTTCCGCTTCGGCAGCGGCAATGGCCTGGGGAACGTCCTGACCGTTGGTCACGTATGCCAGCGGTAGCTGGGGATCTTGCAGAAAACTCAATGTGTTACCCAACGAGCCAACCTCATCAATTTTGGTTAATACCCAGCTGGAAGGAGCCACGGTGGTGAACTTTGCCACCGCCTCGGCCAAGCTCTTCGAGCTGCTGGGGGCGGAAAGTACCAGATAGGTCTCATCAGGGGAAGCTGCTTTTATCAAAGATCTGAGTTGTTGGACTTGGACTTCATCACGCGGGCTTCGTCCGGCCGTATCAATGAAGATCTGCTCGCAGTCAGACAACTCGTTGATAGCACTCCGAACTTCCATCGGAGTAGAAACGATCTTCATCGGAAGATCCATAATCTCGGCGTAAGTTTGCAGCTGGTCGACCGCCGCGATCCGGTACGTATCGACCGTTACCAGACCGACGCGTCGCTTATGATCGAACTTGGCGCGTGCCGCCAACTTGGCGATCGTGGTTGTCTTGCCTACGCCCGTCGGACCGATCGCCGCGACGATACGTGGATAATCGCGGGGGTCGTCGATATCACGGCCCACGTAGATCGAAGCAGCTAGTTCGGCTCGGATTGCATTCAATAGCACCGCCTCGTCTTGCTGCGACTCTTCGGTATGTGTGGACAGAACTTTCTCGCAGACCGAGTCAGCCAGGAAGCCTGGCACCTCGGCTTCCACCAGTCGTTCCCGTATGCGTAATATCGAGGGGGGCCAACCGGGGCCGCTGCTAAAGAAGCTTTGACTGAAAGACATCGCTTCCAGATCGATACCCGCGTCATCCTTCGCGATGACATCCTCAGGCGGCGAGGCAATTTCCACGACTGGCTCCGGCAGGACCGGCTCCGCTTCCAACTCTGGCTCGTGTTCAGTCTCTGGTTCCGGCTCTTCGATCTCGAAACGGCTTTTCAGGTTCGTTTCCGACGAAGCGGCCAATTCGATTTCTTTGCCGCCAAATAGTCCCTTCAAGCCACGCTGCGGGACTTCTCGCGTGTGAAGCAATGCGGCGTCGGGACCTAGTTCTTTGCGAACTAGCTCTAACGCTTCGTGCATCGATTTGGCGCGGAACGAGCGAATGTTCATGGTGGTTGCTTACTTCTTCGGCGGCGGTTGCTGCGGACCCTTCCCTGGCGGAGGCGGATTGTTGCCAGGCATGGTATCACTGATGATGCCCATCGATTCGATCATCGTGTCGTTGGTAATCTCGTTGTGACTCAGCACGATCAGGTCAGGGATGAAGTTATTGGTGAGTTGTTTCACGGCAGGTCGAATCTGCGGATTGACCAACACAATCGGCGGCTTGCCAATGCCTCGCAGTTTCTCGATACCGGTCGAGATCGACCGGCAAGTCATTTCGATTGCCTGAGGACTCATCCGGGCAAACGCCCCGCGTTCCATTTCAATTCCCGAGGCAATTCGGTCCTGCATGGCCGGGTCGAGCGGCACCACGTAGATGCGGCCTTCTTTGTCGCGATACTTAGTACAGATCGTTCGTGCCAGCTTGTGCCGGACGAACTCGGCCAGCCACACCGGGTCCTTCGTGCGGCCGATATGGTCGCCCAATGTTTCTAAGATACGTGCTAGTTGTCGGATCGATACTTCTTCGCGAAGCAACAGTTGAAGCACCGCTTGAACGTCGCCGATCTTCATTGCCGCTGGAATCAACTCGTCGACAACCGCCGGCGATGTTTCCTTAAGCTCATCCAGCAGGTGCTTCGTGGCATCGCGGGTAAGTAGATCGTCGGCGTGCTTTTTCGAGACGCGTTGTAGATGTGTTGCCAGGACGGAGGTGGGTTCGACAATCGTGTAGCCCATCATTTCGGCTTGCGGACGCATGCCGGGCTCAATCCACACGGCCGGCTGGTTGAATGCCGGGTCACGTGTCTTTTCGCCAGGCAACTCTCCCTTAGCACCACTCATGGCAATCGCCAGCAGGCCTTCGGGATAGATCGTATTTTCGGCGACCACGTTGTTGCTGATCTTGATGCGGTATTGATTCTCTTGCAGACGCATGTTGTCGCGAATGCGGACCTTCGGCAAGATCACCCCAATTTCGCTGGCCACGTTTTGACGGACGCCAGTGATACGCGGCAGTAGGTCGCCACCCCGACTCGGTGCCGCCAGACGCACGAGCCCAACGCCCAGTTCCATCTCCATGGGGTCGACGGTGAGGTAGTCTTCGATTCGGTCGTCTTTTTTGGCGGCCTCTTGTTCCTCTTGCTGCTTCTTCTCGGTCGCGGCGGCTTCGGTTTGTGTCTTTTGGGTTTGCCCCTTCTTGGTCATCACCGCGATGCCAATGCACCCGGCACCGATAATGAGCAAAGGAAGCGGTGGCAGCCCCGAGAAAATCAACAGCCCTAGAAAGCAGCCAGCCACGCCCAATGCTTCAGGACGAGAGAACAACTGTTTGATGAATTCGACCGGCAGGTTCGATTCTTCGGTACTTCGCGTCACCAACAAACCGGCAGCTAGCGAGATCAAAAATGCCGGCACCTGGCTCACCAGACCGTCACCGATGGTTAGCTTGGTGTAAATCTGGGCGGCTTCTAAAACATCTAGTCCAGAGGAAACGCCGATGATCAAGCCGCCAACAATATTGATAAGGGTGATGATAATACCTGCGATCGCATCACCGCGTACAAACTTACTAGCACCGTCCATCGCCCCGAAGAAGTCGGCTTGCTGGGTAATTTCGGCACGTCGCTGCTGGGCTTCAACCTCGTCGATGATACCAGCATTCAGGTCGGCGTCGATCGCCATCTGACGCCCCGGCATCCCATCTAACGCGAAGCGGGCAGCCACTTCACTGATACGCGTGGCACCCTTAGTGATCACCAGAAACTGGATGAGCACGATGATAATAAAGATAATGATCCCGACTTCGACGCGGTCGCCGGCCACGAATTCGCCAAAACTTTGAATCACACCGCCGGCCGCGTCCATTCCTTCCGATGCCGCCCCGGTCAGAATGAGTCGCGTCGTAGCCACGTTTAACACAAGCCGTGCCAGCGTGGTCGCGAGCAATAGCGACGGGAAAATATTGAACTCGAGTGGCGTCTTCACGTAGATGGTCGTCAGCAGAATGATGACCCCAGCCGTGATGTTTGCCGTCAGCAGCAAATTCATCAACGCTGCCGGTAACGGCATCAGAATCACCAGCACGCTGGTGACAATGCCGATCGGCAGGATCAAATCTCTGAGTCTGCTAAGGCTTAAATCCACGAGTATCTGCGAACTTTTTTCAGAATTGTCTAAAGGTTTTTCCCGCCCGATCCGACATCGAGCGGCTGGAAGATTACTGAAACCCCTTTGGGGTGTCCAGAGCGATCGATTGAGTGGAAGTTGTTGCCTCCAGCCGAGTTAAACAAGGTGTCTGGTGCTAGCTAGGGTCATTAGCCACTGCGAAGCCTGGTTCTCTCCTATCCCATCGCCACTTGAGAGAGAGGGGATAGGTCGAGGGGGCGAGGCTGGTACCCGTTCAACGACCCTTTCCCCCTGGGGCAAAGGAACAACCGGCGCACCTTCGCTAGTCGATTTCACGTTTTTGGCGTAAACTTCGGTACCCAATACCTTACAAATGCAGACGTTTTAGGAATCTGAGCGAACTTGAATGCCTCATCGCCCGCCACCGATTCGCAGTCGAAACCGGGGGAAGCCTCGAAACCGAAGAAGCCCAAAGCCAACAATTACCCCTGGTACACACCACGTGTCTGGCATGGGATGCGGACCGGCACGTGGGGTAGTCTGCTAGCAAAGAATGGTTTCAAGGTGCATCCCCTGAAGTTGGGCTTGGCCGCGACTGTCTCTGGCTTCGCGATCAATAACAGCATCTGCCACCAACTGCAGAACATGTTCTTTGGCAAGAAGATCGAAGAAGCGAAAATCGAGAACCCGATCTTCATTCTCGGTCATTGGCGCAGCGGAACGACCCTCTTGCACGAGTTAATGTCGTCCGACGATCGT is drawn from Bremerella alba and contains these coding sequences:
- a CDS encoding MinD/ParA family ATP-binding protein, coding for MLAKRAMIGGTPAFAKAKTFVLFGGSSGVGTTTVCHNLACAMGLAGHRVATIDLNPSNPGLAELTGRTPTIGIDELLTGRLDLHEYLVPGLAASLLLPTDQSSATGQWPVAEVDRFIEQLMGLGRHADIVLIDAGNELTPLASELWRMAQLFLVVLNPTADAITAGYERIRSLHGFSPRKVAHVIMNRASSDSGHLELVAGMDSTAGKFLNLAIESAGHVEMASEIGAAFHAAEPFIQRYADHAACKSIQRIADRLVQMSLSLSQSPASRKAI
- the flhF gene encoding flagellar biosynthesis protein FlhF encodes the protein MNIRSFRAKSMHEALELVRKELGPDAALLHTREVPQRGLKGLFGGKEIELAASSETNLKSRFEIEEPEPETEHEPELEAEPVLPEPVVEIASPPEDVIAKDDAGIDLEAMSFSQSFFSSGPGWPPSILRIRERLVEAEVPGFLADSVCEKVLSTHTEESQQDEAVLLNAIRAELAASIYVGRDIDDPRDYPRIVAAIGPTGVGKTTTIAKLAARAKFDHKRRVGLVTVDTYRIAAVDQLQTYAEIMDLPMKIVSTPMEVRSAINELSDCEQIFIDTAGRSPRDEVQVQQLRSLIKAASPDETYLVLSAPSSSKSLAEAVAKFTTVAPSSWVLTKIDEVGSLGNTLSFLQDPQLPLAYVTNGQDVPQAIAAAEAEDLVARIL
- a CDS encoding FliA/WhiG family RNA polymerase sigma factor, yielding MATTTATREDVSHLWEAYKEDSSRKELRNQLIERYLPLVKYNGERIWARLPEGVELDDLISAGVFGLMDAIDAFDMSRGVKFETYCVPRIRGAMLDELRTMDWVPRLVRSKASKLNEATKQLEAKFGRHPTHQELAEHMQLPLKELEKMVSDANAVGLISLNKKWYETDSYKDVREIDILEDKKGEDPTRRIQKNDLMRLVTKGLNRNERLIIILYYYEELTMKEIGATLDLSESRVSQMHSSIVSRLQSQLGRRKPEFGTV
- the flhA gene encoding flagellar biosynthesis protein FlhA codes for the protein MILPIGIVTSVLVILMPLPAALMNLLLTANITAGVIILLTTIYVKTPLEFNIFPSLLLATTLARLVLNVATTRLILTGAASEGMDAAGGVIQSFGEFVAGDRVEVGIIIFIIIVLIQFLVITKGATRISEVAARFALDGMPGRQMAIDADLNAGIIDEVEAQQRRAEITQQADFFGAMDGASKFVRGDAIAGIIITLINIVGGLIIGVSSGLDVLEAAQIYTKLTIGDGLVSQVPAFLISLAAGLLVTRSTEESNLPVEFIKQLFSRPEALGVAGCFLGLLIFSGLPPLPLLIIGAGCIGIAVMTKKGQTQKTQTEAAATEKKQQEEQEAAKKDDRIEDYLTVDPMEMELGVGLVRLAAPSRGGDLLPRITGVRQNVASEIGVILPKVRIRDNMRLQENQYRIKISNNVVAENTIYPEGLLAIAMSGAKGELPGEKTRDPAFNQPAVWIEPGMRPQAEMMGYTIVEPTSVLATHLQRVSKKHADDLLTRDATKHLLDELKETSPAVVDELIPAAMKIGDVQAVLQLLLREEVSIRQLARILETLGDHIGRTKDPVWLAEFVRHKLARTICTKYRDKEGRIYVVPLDPAMQDRIASGIEMERGAFARMSPQAIEMTCRSISTGIEKLRGIGKPPIVLVNPQIRPAVKQLTNNFIPDLIVLSHNEITNDTMIESMGIISDTMPGNNPPPPGKGPQQPPPKK